From one Magnolia sinica isolate HGM2019 chromosome 18, MsV1, whole genome shotgun sequence genomic stretch:
- the LOC131233545 gene encoding NAC domain-containing protein 71-like, with protein sequence MSETMGGMYLPPGFRFHPTDEELVSYYLKRKVDGLKIELEVIPEIELYKFNPWDLPDKSFLPKRDMEWFFFCPRDRKYPNGSRTNRATAAGYWKATGKDRQVVCNSSVIGLRKTLVFYCGRAPLGDRSDWVMHEYRLCGDPSQGSSNFQGAFVLCRVVKKNEHGQKIGDIYGESKSKKAISSSMNDFNQGNFSNKISRTSGESPSPESNLFIKSNDSTPVTSPSEIRRGVEPDPMVIEIDDDPNLLASNDQVSDISKVSAFECLFPNNIPNSVTTSQPRNLMASPSPSYFMEEVNLADDLSRMGFMPPYTRPTTSLGMDEDAMFQSFEWPGYPGNMNPLSDGCEAWNTMVSPSICRQTSGDGSFGELTDLWQQDDNLVIVM encoded by the exons ATGAGTGAGACAATGGGTGGGATGTATTTGCCACCTGGTTTCCGGTTCCACCCAACTGATGAGGAGTTGGTGAGTTACTATTTAAAGAGGAAAGTAGATGGACTGAAGATCGAGCTCGAAGTTATTCCAGAGATCGAGTTATACAAGTTCAACCCGTGGGATTTACCTG ACAAGTCATTCCTTCCAAAAAGGGACATGGAATGGTTCTTTTTCTGCCCCCGTGACAGGAAGTATCCGAATGGCTCACGTACAAACAGAGCTACAGCTGCAGGCTACTGGAAAGCCACTGGGAAAGACCGACAAGTAGTTTGTAATTCCTCTGTGATCGGGTTGAGGAAGACCCTGGTTTTCTATTGTGGAAGAGCTCCTTTAGGAGATCGGTCTGATTGGGTGATGCATGAGTATCGTCTCTGTGGAGATCCTTCCCAAGGATCTTCCAATTTTCAG GGTGCTTTCGTTTTGTGCCGTGTGGTAAAGAAAAATGAGCATGGACAGAAAATCGGTGATATTTACGGGGAATCCAAATCCAAGAAGGCTATATCATCTTCCATGAATGACTTCAACCAAGGAAATTTCTCAAACAAGATCTCAAGAACCTCTGGAGAAAGTCCATCTCCAGAGAGCAACCTATTCATCAAAAGCAATGATTCAACCCCCGTCACTTCCCCATCTGAAATTAGAAGGGGGGTGGAGCCAGACCCGATGGTGATAGAGATCGACGATGACCCAAACCTTTTGGCATCTAATGATCAAGTTTCAGACATATCAAAG GTTTCTGCCTTCGAATGTTTATTCCCAAACAACATTCCTAATTCAGTAACAACATCGCAACCTCGTAATCTGATGGCCTCTCCCTCACCATCCTACTTTATGGAGGAAGTTAATCTAGCTGATGATCTCAGTCGAATGGGCTTTATGCCACCTTATACAAGACCCACAACCAGCTTGGGGATGGATGAGGATGCAATGTTTCAAAGCTTTGAATGGCCAGGTTATCCTGGAAATATGAACCCACTGAGTGATG GGTGTGAAGCATGGAACACAATGGTATCCCCTTCAATTTGTAGGCAAACCAGTGGGGATGGAAGCTTTGGAGAGCTTACTGATTTATGGCAGCAAGATGACAACTTGGTGATTGTGATGTGA
- the LOC131232926 gene encoding heavy metal-associated isoprenylated plant protein 44 isoform X2: MTLQFQSPQPSPIALFPFLASMKAVELKVEMLGFHSEKRLRKCLSRIRGVKAVEIELFKKKVVVRGEAEQGRISKALRRSGFRSEPWCNKNEILLATYVGRCYTAF, translated from the exons ATGACACTCCAATTCCAAAGTCCGCAACCGTCCCCCATTGCCCTCTTTCCATTCCTTGCTTCAATGAAG GCAGTTGAATTGAAGGTAGAGATGCTAGGATTCCATAGTGAAAAAAGACTAAGGAAATGCCTGTCTAGGATCAGAG GAGTGAAGGCGGTCGAGATCGAGCTATTCAAGAAGAAGGTTGTGGTAAGAGGAGAAGCCGAACAAGGTAGAATTTCAAAGGCTCTTAGGAGAAGTGGGTTCAGATCAGAGCCTTGGTGTAATAAGAATGAAATTCTTCTAGCCACTTATGTTGGTAGGTGTTATACTGCCTTCTGA